One genomic region from Amycolatopsis sp. FBCC-B4732 encodes:
- a CDS encoding BTAD domain-containing putative transcriptional regulator, whose translation MGVQGVRLGTLRVGILGPLEVWSGDRRLNAGGRRQQRLLALLALNANRSLHPGQVIDALWDEAPPSTARSQVYNTVAKLRGALGDARTAIATDGGSYRLVVAEGDVDFLRFDRLVTQAREQAAADPRAAKRLLEAALGLWRGDALPSLDGRVFADAAVALEERCLAARELLIQLRLELGDTGGLAAEVAGLVARHPDRETLVAKQMAVLHGEGRTAEALQVYARTSARLADELGVDPGRELKALHERILGGTPEHVVRPAGERQYLPRVVADFTGRTAEIDRLVGLTRDADGSAVVITALDGMPGIGKTTLAIRVGHLLSERHPDGQLFLDLHGHTPGQAPVPATAALDVLLRGAGVPPERVPDGLDRRAELWRAAVASRRMLVVLDNAADAAQVRPLLPGTPGVQVLVTSRRRLAMLEGATALSLDLLSDAEAAELFRRIAEPGRPPFDPDLVREIADLCGRLPLAIRIAASRLRARPSWTLGFLAELLRNEDRRLGELAAGDRSVAAAFAVSYQHLDAAEQAAFRLLGLLPGGDFDAPAAAAVLGIPPSEAAPLLEELVDANLLAQHAATRYHFHDLLRQYAHTTALRECTAAERHTAIRRLLAHYLALGRAAERVLDPGRSAGEPGGPVFASADEARAVVAAEHRNLIAALRVAARHEVPDIASDVAATFGPLLVRRGYLDDALDVYERGLEVARDRGTEAVLHRSKGLALIVVQRLDEALRTLRIALAIEEERGDELGAGRVHTNIGIVHIRLGHFRAAIPTLLRATELVAAAGTARDRAAPLLNLAVAHAGVEDHDAAIACSRAVLALPGLDNPYLEATALLNLGYALTERGDTEVSLPLLEQARARARAIGATEVEARSLVFLAECFRARARYEDALGHGRTALTLARDIGHKDVESAALTTLGRIHAAAGARAEARDCFAEALRLTGRDRNSHADVLAHDGLARVARSDGDLRTAAEHWTAALPLARAAQLPIADRIATELAGLDEPDAPQGRPVD comes from the coding sequence GTGGGAGTTCAGGGGGTACGGCTCGGGACGCTGCGCGTGGGCATCCTCGGACCGCTGGAGGTGTGGTCGGGCGACCGGCGGCTGAACGCCGGTGGCCGGCGCCAGCAGCGGCTGCTGGCGCTGCTCGCGCTCAACGCCAACCGCTCGCTCCACCCCGGTCAGGTGATCGACGCCCTCTGGGACGAAGCACCGCCGTCGACGGCGCGCAGCCAGGTGTACAACACCGTCGCCAAGCTGCGGGGCGCGCTGGGCGACGCCCGCACGGCCATCGCCACGGACGGCGGGAGCTACCGCCTGGTCGTCGCGGAGGGTGACGTCGACTTCCTGCGCTTCGACCGGCTCGTCACGCAGGCGCGGGAACAGGCCGCGGCCGACCCGAGAGCGGCGAAGCGACTGCTCGAGGCGGCGCTGGGGCTGTGGCGGGGTGACGCGCTGCCGAGCCTCGACGGCCGGGTCTTCGCCGACGCCGCCGTCGCTCTCGAGGAACGCTGCCTGGCGGCCCGCGAACTGCTGATCCAGCTGCGCCTCGAGCTGGGTGACACCGGCGGCCTCGCCGCGGAGGTGGCCGGTCTCGTCGCCCGCCACCCCGACCGCGAGACGCTCGTCGCGAAGCAGATGGCCGTCCTGCACGGCGAAGGCCGGACGGCGGAGGCCCTCCAGGTGTACGCGCGGACGAGCGCCCGCTTGGCGGACGAGCTGGGCGTCGATCCCGGGCGGGAGCTGAAAGCGCTTCACGAGCGCATCCTCGGCGGCACCCCCGAGCACGTCGTCCGGCCGGCCGGCGAACGTCAGTACCTGCCGCGGGTCGTCGCCGACTTCACCGGGCGGACGGCGGAAATCGACCGGCTCGTCGGCCTGACCCGCGACGCCGACGGTAGCGCGGTCGTCATCACCGCGCTCGACGGGATGCCCGGCATCGGGAAGACCACGCTGGCGATCAGGGTCGGGCACCTGCTCTCCGAGCGGCATCCGGACGGGCAGCTCTTCCTCGACCTCCACGGGCACACGCCGGGGCAGGCACCGGTGCCGGCCACCGCCGCGCTGGACGTCCTGCTGCGCGGCGCCGGCGTGCCGCCGGAACGCGTCCCGGACGGGCTCGACCGCCGTGCCGAGCTGTGGCGGGCCGCGGTGGCCAGCCGCCGGATGCTGGTGGTGCTCGACAACGCCGCCGACGCCGCCCAGGTCCGGCCCCTGCTGCCGGGCACCCCGGGCGTCCAGGTCCTCGTGACGAGCCGGCGGCGGCTCGCCATGCTGGAAGGCGCGACCGCGCTGTCCCTCGACCTGCTCAGCGACGCCGAAGCCGCCGAGCTGTTCCGCCGGATCGCCGAGCCGGGCCGCCCGCCGTTCGACCCGGACCTCGTGCGGGAGATCGCGGACCTCTGCGGCCGGCTGCCGCTGGCCATCCGGATCGCGGCGTCGCGGCTGCGGGCGCGGCCGTCCTGGACCCTCGGCTTCCTCGCGGAGCTGCTGCGCAACGAGGATCGCCGGCTCGGCGAGCTGGCCGCGGGCGATCGCAGCGTAGCCGCCGCGTTCGCCGTGTCCTACCAGCACCTCGACGCGGCCGAACAGGCCGCTTTCCGGCTGCTCGGGCTGCTGCCGGGCGGGGACTTCGACGCGCCGGCCGCGGCAGCGGTCCTCGGGATACCGCCGTCCGAAGCCGCTCCCCTGCTCGAAGAACTCGTCGACGCGAACCTGCTGGCCCAGCACGCCGCCACGCGCTACCACTTCCACGACCTGCTCCGCCAGTACGCGCACACGACAGCACTCCGGGAGTGCACCGCCGCGGAGCGGCACACCGCGATCCGGCGGCTGCTCGCGCACTACCTCGCCCTCGGCCGGGCAGCCGAGCGGGTCCTCGACCCGGGCCGGTCGGCCGGCGAGCCCGGTGGCCCGGTCTTCGCGTCCGCCGACGAGGCGCGGGCCGTGGTGGCGGCGGAGCACCGCAACCTGATCGCCGCGCTGCGGGTGGCGGCCCGGCACGAGGTCCCGGACATCGCGTCGGACGTTGCGGCCACCTTCGGGCCCCTGCTCGTCCGGCGCGGCTACCTCGACGACGCGCTCGACGTCTACGAACGCGGGCTCGAAGTGGCCAGGGACCGCGGGACCGAGGCGGTGCTGCACCGGAGCAAGGGGCTGGCACTCATCGTGGTCCAGCGGCTGGACGAGGCGCTGCGCACCCTGCGGATCGCGCTCGCCATCGAAGAGGAACGCGGCGACGAACTCGGCGCGGGCCGCGTGCACACCAACATCGGGATCGTGCACATCCGCCTCGGCCACTTCCGCGCGGCGATCCCCACCCTGCTCCGCGCCACGGAACTGGTCGCCGCCGCGGGGACGGCCCGCGACCGGGCGGCGCCCCTGCTCAACCTCGCCGTCGCCCACGCCGGGGTCGAGGACCACGACGCGGCGATCGCCTGCAGCCGGGCCGTGCTGGCCCTGCCCGGCCTCGACAACCCGTACCTCGAGGCCACGGCCCTGCTCAACCTCGGCTACGCGCTCACCGAGCGCGGAGACACCGAGGTCAGCCTGCCGCTGCTGGAGCAGGCCCGGGCCCGGGCGCGGGCAATCGGCGCCACCGAAGTCGAAGCCCGCAGCCTGGTGTTCCTGGCCGAGTGCTTCCGCGCCCGGGCCCGGTACGAGGACGCGCTCGGGCACGGCCGAACCGCGCTGACCCTCGCCAGGGACATCGGCCACAAGGACGTCGAGAGCGCGGCGCTGACGACGCTCGGGCGCATCCACGCCGCGGCCGGCGCGCGGGCGGAGGCGCGTGATTGTTTCGCGGAAGCGTTGCGCCTGACCGGCCGGGACCGCAACAGCCACGCCGACGTGCTGGCCCACGACGGCCTGGCCAGGGTGGCCCGGTCCGACGGCGACCTGCGCACGGCGGCGGAGCACTGGACCGCGGCGCTGCCACTGGCCCGGGCGGCCCAACTCCCGATCGCCGACCGCATCGCCACCGAACTCGCCGGGCTCGACGAGCCCGATGCCCCGCAGGGCCGGCCGGTCGACTGA
- a CDS encoding DNA-binding response regulator, which translates to MIRVLLADDQALVRGALAAMLRMESDLDVVAEVGSGTEVLAVARRTAPDIALLDVQMPGRDGIEVTGQLRHALPACRVVICTTFGRPGYLSRAMTAGAAGFVVKDSRPEQLINAIRRVHAGLRFVDPALAAESLAAGASPLTDREADVLRAAAGGGTVAEIATALGLSRGTVRNHLSAAIGKTETRTRVEAARIAETNGWL; encoded by the coding sequence GTGATCCGGGTCCTGCTGGCCGACGACCAGGCGCTGGTGCGCGGCGCGCTGGCGGCGATGCTGCGGATGGAGTCCGACCTCGACGTGGTCGCGGAAGTCGGTTCGGGCACGGAGGTGCTGGCGGTGGCACGGCGCACGGCACCGGACATCGCGCTGCTCGACGTCCAGATGCCCGGGCGCGACGGCATCGAGGTGACCGGGCAGCTGCGGCACGCGCTCCCGGCGTGCCGGGTGGTGATCTGCACGACGTTCGGCCGTCCCGGCTACCTCTCCCGCGCGATGACCGCGGGCGCGGCCGGCTTCGTCGTCAAGGATTCGCGGCCGGAGCAGCTGATCAACGCGATCCGGCGCGTCCACGCGGGGCTGCGTTTCGTCGACCCGGCACTGGCCGCCGAGTCCCTCGCCGCGGGCGCCAGCCCCCTGACGGACCGCGAAGCCGACGTCCTCCGAGCCGCGGCGGGCGGCGGCACGGTGGCGGAGATCGCGACGGCGCTGGGCCTGTCCCGCGGCACGGTCCGCAACCACCTCTCCGCGGCGATCGGCAAGACGGAGACACGCACCCGCGTCGAAGCGGCGCGCATCGCGGAAACCAACGGCTGGTTGTAA
- a CDS encoding sensor histidine kinase gives MGGRDQDRFPARRWPDWSFRRTRRQRVTTIAVNAAAVLGLTAQVAEIGHGNHGGVRSGIAFAALGCYAAGYLYVLWSGPSAPRRRRGTLVAAVFALGAVPAVVLGSPDYLTELTYAVALGLMLLPLRWSLPLGFATVAGQITWMALGTGHVTWSRPITLAGVTIALGTVFALIFTIGHLQAAREQVRNLAVTRERERVARDLHDILGHNLSTMSLKLGLARRILESPGSPEPALAEIRDLENLCHQSLSDVRATVSGYREVTLDTELAGARAALRAAGVRAELPGTAADVDPALRGVFGYVVREAVTNVLRHSDATRCRVRLGPGWVEVTDDGTATADAAPGHGLTGLTERLTAVSGALEHGRGPRGGFRVYAEVPA, from the coding sequence GTGGGTGGACGTGATCAAGACCGGTTCCCGGCGCGCCGGTGGCCGGACTGGAGTTTCCGGCGGACCCGCCGCCAGCGGGTCACCACGATCGCGGTCAACGCCGCCGCCGTCCTCGGCCTGACCGCCCAGGTCGCCGAAATCGGCCACGGCAACCACGGCGGGGTGCGCAGCGGCATCGCCTTCGCCGCGCTCGGCTGCTACGCCGCCGGCTACCTGTACGTCTTGTGGTCCGGACCGTCGGCGCCGCGCCGGCGGCGAGGCACGCTCGTGGCCGCGGTGTTCGCGCTCGGCGCCGTCCCGGCCGTCGTCCTGGGCTCACCCGACTACCTGACCGAGCTGACCTACGCCGTGGCGCTCGGGCTGATGCTGCTGCCGCTGCGCTGGTCGCTGCCGCTCGGCTTCGCGACGGTGGCCGGGCAGATCACGTGGATGGCGCTGGGGACCGGGCACGTGACCTGGTCGCGGCCGATCACCCTCGCCGGGGTCACGATCGCGCTGGGCACGGTGTTCGCGCTGATCTTCACCATCGGGCACCTGCAGGCCGCGCGCGAACAGGTCCGGAACCTGGCCGTGACGCGGGAACGCGAGCGCGTCGCCCGCGACCTGCACGACATCCTGGGGCACAACCTGTCGACGATGAGCCTGAAGCTGGGGCTGGCCCGGCGGATCCTGGAGTCGCCGGGCAGTCCCGAGCCCGCACTCGCCGAGATCCGCGACCTCGAAAACCTGTGCCACCAATCGCTTTCCGACGTGCGGGCCACCGTTTCGGGCTACCGCGAAGTCACGCTGGACACCGAACTCGCCGGCGCGCGGGCGGCCCTGCGTGCGGCGGGTGTGCGGGCCGAGCTGCCGGGCACCGCCGCCGACGTCGACCCGGCGCTGCGGGGCGTGTTCGGGTACGTCGTGCGCGAAGCCGTCACCAACGTGCTGCGCCACTCGGACGCGACGAGGTGCCGGGTCCGGCTCGGGCCGGGGTGGGTGGAGGTCACCGACGACGGGACCGCCACTGCCGACGCGGCACCGGGGCACGGCCTGACCGGGCTCACCGAACGCCTGACCGCGGTGTCGGGCGCGCTCGAACACGGCCGCGGCCCCCGCGGCGGCTTCCGGGTGTACGCCGAGGTGCCGGCGTGA
- a CDS encoding alpha/beta hydrolase — protein MRKFLPAALVAVAVTAGAPAVAAPRAALTWGACPADVTAPGLRCSTLDVPLDYRHPDGPTISVAVSKLASADPAKRRGVLLLNQGGPGLTGLDFAATLVKGGLPQAVRDSYDLIGFDPRGIGHSTPLTCDLTPEQRGTALNPPTPRTAADVVTAAGTAETVARQCAGSATGGLLPHITTANTARDVDRIRAALGEPKISYYGASYGTYLGAVYATLFPDRGDRIVLDSSLGPDGYDVDALRSQALGFQTRFPDFAKVAAAEPAKYGLGATPAAVTAKFFELAGRLDKSPVQGIDGTTFRTVTAFYLRSEALLPGLAELWHDLDTNQLAKPAAAAAETTDNFAAGYLGVVCGDSKWPGSVRTYQRTVAVDGIRYPMYGAFAANIRPCAFWPAPSEPRVRIGDRGPADVLMMQNLRDPATPLPGALRLRSAFGDRARLVTVDQGGHGVYVFATNKCGNDSVTDYLVTGRRAGHDTFCAADQGLYRSRLHGPPRVMRKSGW, from the coding sequence ATGCGAAAGTTCTTACCGGCGGCGCTGGTCGCGGTGGCCGTGACGGCGGGAGCGCCGGCCGTCGCGGCGCCGAGAGCCGCTTTGACGTGGGGCGCGTGCCCGGCCGACGTGACCGCGCCCGGGCTGCGGTGCTCGACGCTCGACGTGCCGCTGGACTACCGCCACCCGGACGGGCCCACGATCAGCGTCGCCGTCTCGAAGCTGGCGAGCGCCGACCCGGCGAAACGCCGCGGCGTCCTGCTGCTCAACCAGGGCGGACCCGGGCTGACCGGCCTGGACTTCGCGGCCACGCTCGTCAAGGGCGGCCTGCCGCAGGCGGTGCGCGACAGCTACGACCTGATCGGCTTCGACCCGCGCGGCATCGGCCACAGCACGCCGCTGACCTGCGACCTCACGCCCGAGCAGCGGGGGACCGCGCTGAACCCGCCCACTCCGCGCACCGCCGCCGACGTCGTCACGGCGGCCGGAACCGCCGAAACCGTGGCCCGGCAGTGCGCCGGTTCCGCGACCGGCGGCCTCCTGCCGCACATCACCACGGCGAACACCGCGCGGGATGTGGACCGGATCCGGGCCGCGCTGGGGGAGCCGAAGATCTCCTACTACGGCGCTTCGTACGGCACCTACCTCGGCGCGGTGTACGCGACGCTGTTCCCGGACCGCGGCGACCGGATCGTGCTCGACAGCAGCCTCGGTCCCGACGGCTACGACGTCGACGCGCTGCGCAGCCAGGCCCTCGGCTTCCAGACGCGGTTCCCCGACTTCGCGAAGGTCGCCGCGGCCGAGCCGGCGAAGTACGGCCTGGGCGCGACGCCCGCGGCGGTGACCGCGAAGTTCTTCGAGCTCGCCGGGCGCCTGGACAAGTCGCCGGTGCAGGGGATCGACGGCACCACGTTCCGCACGGTGACAGCGTTCTACCTGCGTTCGGAAGCCCTCCTGCCCGGCCTGGCCGAGCTCTGGCACGACCTCGACACGAACCAGCTGGCGAAACCGGCCGCCGCGGCCGCCGAGACGACCGACAATTTCGCCGCGGGCTACCTCGGCGTCGTCTGCGGTGACTCGAAGTGGCCGGGTTCGGTTCGCACTTACCAGCGCACCGTCGCCGTCGACGGGATCCGCTACCCGATGTACGGCGCGTTCGCGGCCAACATCCGGCCGTGCGCGTTCTGGCCGGCCCCGAGCGAGCCGCGAGTGCGGATCGGCGACCGGGGCCCGGCGGACGTCCTCATGATGCAGAACCTCCGCGACCCGGCGACGCCGCTGCCCGGCGCGCTGCGCCTGCGGTCCGCGTTCGGCGACCGCGCCCGGCTGGTGACCGTCGACCAGGGCGGGCACGGCGTGTACGTCTTCGCGACGAACAAGTGCGGCAACGACTCGGTGACCGATTACCTGGTCACGGGCCGCCGCGCGGGTCACGACACCTTCTGCGCCGCGGACCAGGGTCTGTATCGAAGTCGGCTACACGGCCCGCCACGAGTAATGCGTAAGTCTGGGTGGTGA